One genomic segment of Desulforamulus reducens MI-1 includes these proteins:
- a CDS encoding 4Fe-4S dicluster domain-containing protein, with protein sequence MILNKSETASLLDKLANEYRVIAPVEKEGLVQFAAIQKGEEAKLDYMNAKKPGKEILFPQSEELYSYTVDAEGVRMQDNVDPKATIVFGMRPCDVKSMVLLDNVFKNDQYEDVYYLTRRANTLIVGLGCNEPSATCFCSSMSCGPFAKEGSDIFLTDIGEAYVVEGISEKGKELLAKLGLAEASAEAKGQAAKLQEETKADGSVNIEGLAEKLGGMFEHPYWDSLYEKCLGCGACTYLCPTCHCFDIADEATDCNGCRVRNWDACMFPLFTLHGSGHNPRPGGKARWRQRLMHKFNYFVERYNATACVGCGRCIKNCPVNLDIRQVLADVRALD encoded by the coding sequence ATGATTCTAAACAAAAGCGAAACCGCGAGTTTACTGGACAAACTGGCAAATGAATACCGAGTGATTGCCCCGGTAGAAAAAGAAGGCCTGGTACAATTCGCAGCAATTCAAAAGGGTGAAGAGGCCAAACTAGACTACATGAATGCCAAAAAACCTGGCAAAGAAATCCTTTTCCCTCAGTCTGAAGAACTGTATAGCTATACAGTGGATGCTGAAGGAGTAAGGATGCAAGATAACGTTGATCCGAAGGCCACCATTGTATTTGGTATGCGCCCCTGCGACGTAAAATCCATGGTACTATTGGACAATGTGTTTAAAAATGATCAATATGAAGATGTATACTACCTGACTCGTCGGGCCAATACCCTGATCGTGGGACTGGGCTGTAATGAACCGTCAGCCACCTGTTTCTGCAGCAGCATGAGCTGTGGTCCCTTTGCCAAAGAAGGAAGCGATATCTTCCTGACAGACATTGGAGAGGCCTACGTGGTAGAAGGCATCAGCGAAAAAGGAAAAGAATTATTGGCCAAACTGGGCTTAGCCGAAGCCAGTGCAGAAGCAAAGGGTCAAGCGGCCAAACTGCAAGAAGAAACCAAGGCAGATGGCAGCGTTAACATTGAAGGTCTGGCAGAAAAACTGGGCGGCATGTTTGAACATCCATACTGGGATAGCCTGTATGAAAAATGCCTGGGCTGCGGAGCCTGCACCTACCTGTGTCCCACCTGCCACTGTTTTGACATAGCAGATGAAGCCACAGATTGCAACGGCTGCCGGGTAAGAAACTGGGATGCCTGCATGTTCCCGCTATTTACCCTGCATGGTTCCGGTCACAACCCAAGACCGGGTGGAAAGGCTCGTTGGAGACAAAGACTCATGCACAAATTTAACTACTTTGTAGAACGCTACAATGCCACAGCCTGTGTTGGTTGCGGTAGGTGCATCAAAAACTGTCCTGTAAACCTGGATATTCGCCAAGTATTGGCCGATGTCCGGGCGTTGGACTAG
- a CDS encoding CoB--CoM heterodisulfide reductase iron-sulfur subunit A family protein: MTTTNKVGAVLVVGSGIAGIQASLDLAESGYYVYLVEREPAIGGTMPMLDKTFPTNDCSMCILSPKLVDCGRHLNVNSMTNSEVVGLEGEPGNFKVTIRTKARYIDVNKCTGCGSCAEACPVKVDDAFNQGLNKRKAIYKLYAQAFPNAYAIDSSKCLKFKNLSNDKLCGKCIKACQAGAINHHMQDEETQIEVGSIVLVPGFEAFDPTQLELYQYGKLKNVVTSLEFERILSASGPFGGHLIRPSDHKEPQKVAWIQCVGSRNCRIGNGYCSSVCCMYAIKQAVIAKEHTPYDLGASIFYMDMRTYGKDFEKYYERSKAQYGVNFVRSRVYSLDLGENDNVKIRYALEDGTVITEEYDMVVLSVGLEPHKAAVELAKTLGVELNQYNFVDVPELSGVATNKPGVYVAGAFSGPRDIPETVMQASAAAGEVQKLLAEAKGTLTKTKEYPAPKDVSGEIVRTGVFVCHCGINIGGVVDVPSVAEYAKTLPGVVYATEKLYACSQDASAQIKEAIEEHGLNRIVVASCSPRTHEPMFQETLKEAGLNPHLFEMTNIRDHCSWVHQNEPEKATEKAKDLVKMAVKKAALLEPVHPITLPMNHDVLVIGGGVSGLTSALNLADQGYQVYIVEKAEELGGIAKRIKYGMGGEDVPAYLNELIGKVNSHTKIKVYTSVEIADVQGFMGNYQTKLTNGEEIKHGVVIIATGAAEYQPTEYLYGHNTRVRTLLEVEGMLADGKLQNANNYVFIQCVGSRDDERPYCSRICCTKSIKLALKVKEAKPSANVYILYRDIRTYGYFEDLYTEARRKGVVFVRYSVDAKPVVEGTSFGTKVTFTDHVLNRPVEIYADIIGLATAIVPNDNTSLSKLFKVPINAEGFFLEAHMKLRPVDFGTDGVFMCGLAHGPKNLEENISQAKAAAGRAVTALAKENIETDGKAAYVDKRKCMACGVCVEVCPAKAATLVTDERGNTAADINPALCKGCGACSSSCRCGAINVKGCSNEQLMAMVQAVAWQ; this comes from the coding sequence ATGACTACAACCAATAAAGTAGGAGCTGTGTTGGTAGTGGGCTCCGGGATAGCCGGTATCCAGGCATCCCTGGACTTAGCTGAATCCGGTTACTATGTATACCTGGTGGAAAGAGAGCCGGCCATTGGTGGTACCATGCCCATGCTGGATAAAACCTTCCCCACTAACGACTGCTCCATGTGTATTCTATCTCCCAAACTAGTAGATTGTGGGAGACACCTGAACGTAAACAGCATGACCAACTCAGAAGTAGTTGGACTGGAAGGGGAACCAGGAAACTTTAAGGTAACCATACGGACCAAAGCCCGTTACATCGACGTAAATAAATGTACAGGCTGTGGCAGCTGCGCCGAGGCCTGTCCAGTGAAAGTAGACGACGCCTTTAACCAGGGTTTAAACAAACGGAAAGCCATCTACAAGCTGTACGCCCAGGCATTCCCCAATGCCTATGCCATAGACAGCAGTAAATGCTTAAAATTCAAAAACCTAAGCAATGACAAACTCTGTGGGAAATGCATAAAAGCATGTCAGGCTGGGGCCATTAACCACCACATGCAGGATGAAGAAACCCAAATTGAAGTAGGTTCTATCGTGCTGGTACCGGGCTTTGAAGCCTTTGACCCAACCCAACTTGAATTATATCAATACGGTAAACTGAAAAACGTAGTAACCTCCCTGGAATTTGAAAGAATCCTGAGTGCCTCTGGACCCTTTGGAGGACACCTCATACGCCCCAGTGACCATAAAGAACCTCAAAAAGTTGCCTGGATCCAATGCGTGGGTTCCCGGAACTGCCGGATAGGTAATGGCTACTGTTCCTCAGTATGCTGTATGTACGCAATCAAACAGGCAGTTATTGCCAAGGAACACACCCCGTACGACCTAGGAGCCTCCATATTCTACATGGACATGCGGACCTACGGTAAAGACTTTGAAAAATACTACGAACGTTCCAAAGCCCAATATGGCGTAAACTTTGTACGTAGCCGTGTATACAGCCTAGACCTTGGTGAAAATGACAACGTAAAAATACGCTATGCCTTAGAAGATGGCACCGTAATAACCGAAGAATACGATATGGTGGTACTGTCGGTGGGTTTAGAACCCCACAAAGCAGCTGTAGAACTGGCAAAAACACTGGGAGTTGAACTGAACCAATACAACTTTGTGGATGTACCAGAACTAAGTGGAGTTGCTACCAACAAGCCCGGCGTATACGTAGCAGGTGCTTTCAGCGGCCCCAGAGACATTCCGGAAACCGTTATGCAGGCCAGTGCAGCAGCAGGAGAAGTACAAAAACTGCTGGCAGAAGCCAAAGGGACCCTGACCAAAACCAAAGAATACCCGGCACCCAAAGATGTGTCCGGTGAAATAGTACGGACCGGCGTATTTGTCTGCCACTGCGGTATAAACATCGGCGGTGTGGTAGACGTACCCTCGGTAGCCGAATATGCCAAGACACTACCTGGCGTAGTATACGCCACCGAAAAACTGTACGCCTGTTCCCAGGACGCCAGTGCCCAGATCAAAGAAGCCATAGAAGAACATGGCCTAAACCGGATTGTGGTGGCCTCCTGTAGCCCGCGTACCCACGAACCCATGTTCCAAGAGACCTTAAAAGAGGCAGGACTGAACCCGCACCTCTTTGAAATGACAAACATCCGTGACCACTGCTCCTGGGTACACCAGAACGAACCTGAAAAGGCCACCGAAAAAGCCAAAGACCTAGTAAAAATGGCTGTTAAAAAAGCAGCCCTGCTGGAACCCGTACACCCCATTACCCTGCCCATGAACCATGATGTACTGGTCATTGGAGGCGGCGTATCTGGCTTAACCTCTGCCCTGAATCTGGCTGACCAGGGCTACCAAGTATATATAGTAGAAAAAGCTGAAGAACTGGGTGGTATCGCCAAACGTATTAAGTATGGTATGGGCGGCGAAGATGTACCAGCCTACCTTAACGAACTAATTGGCAAAGTAAATAGCCATACAAAGATTAAAGTCTATACCAGCGTAGAAATAGCTGATGTACAGGGCTTTATGGGCAACTACCAAACCAAACTGACCAACGGTGAAGAAATTAAACATGGTGTAGTCATCATAGCCACCGGCGCTGCTGAATACCAGCCCACGGAATACCTGTATGGCCACAACACCCGAGTACGCACCCTGCTGGAAGTAGAAGGAATGCTGGCAGACGGTAAACTGCAAAACGCCAACAACTATGTCTTTATCCAATGCGTGGGCAGCCGCGATGACGAGCGACCCTACTGCAGCCGGATTTGCTGTACTAAGTCCATCAAACTGGCTCTGAAAGTAAAAGAAGCTAAACCAAGTGCCAACGTCTACATTCTCTACCGTGACATCCGTACCTACGGCTACTTCGAAGACCTGTACACCGAAGCCCGCCGTAAAGGAGTCGTCTTTGTACGCTACAGTGTGGATGCCAAACCGGTAGTAGAAGGAACCAGCTTTGGTACCAAAGTAACCTTTACAGATCATGTTCTAAACCGTCCCGTAGAAATCTACGCAGACATTATCGGACTGGCCACAGCCATTGTACCCAACGATAACACATCCCTGTCCAAACTATTTAAAGTGCCCATCAACGCAGAAGGCTTCTTCTTAGAAGCCCACATGAAATTGCGTCCGGTGGACTTTGGAACGGACGGAGTATTCATGTGCGGACTAGCCCATGGACCGAAAAACCTGGAAGAAAACATTTCCCAGGCAAAAGCGGCAGCCGGACGTGCCGTTACAGCCTTGGCCAAGGAAAACATCGAAACAGATGGTAAAGCAGCCTATGTTGACAAACGGAAATGTATGGCCTGCGGTGTCTGCGTAGAAGTATGCCCGGCCAAAGCAGCAACCCTAGTAACCGATGAGAGAGGCAACACCGCAGCAGATATTAACCCGGCCTTGTGCAAAGGTTGTGGAGCATGCTCCTCCTCCTGCCGTTGCGGAGCCATCAACGTAAAAGGCTGCAGCAACGAACAACTCATGGCCATGGTACAGGCGGTGGCCTGGCAGTAG
- a CDS encoding (Fe-S)-binding protein has product MSENAKVQEPEVINFSNMDPKFRDEVMEKLKNIDWTQCLACGMCTAGCPYADVHGNNDPRKFLRKLVLGLREEALKDPFIWNCTVCERCTVECPMGINFGIITRGMRGQFGIPTPGFMDKVVNEHIHSGNQMDVPQDEYQETIEWIEEELQEELGDPNYKVNVGKKGAEFIFGLNAREIKYYSHELQEILKVFYYAKADYTLGEHRWDCTNLALFSGKNDDFCEIQRPFFEEAVRLGVKKIVVTECGHAYKSTRLFDEKFWDGPKLPILSVLEVYDEWIKNGTLKVDPSRNPEPCTVHDPCNLVRKSGVLDANRNVMNAICSDFREMYPNRQYNYCCGAGGGALAVPEQKSMRMEKARRKIEQIDATGATTVAIPCHNCMDQFTDMNKEYKKGWKCTHITPLLAKAIILPDWAKKEEE; this is encoded by the coding sequence ATGTCTGAGAATGCCAAGGTCCAAGAACCCGAAGTTATTAATTTCTCTAACATGGATCCCAAATTTAGAGATGAAGTGATGGAAAAACTTAAAAATATTGATTGGACTCAGTGCTTGGCCTGCGGAATGTGCACTGCCGGCTGTCCCTACGCTGATGTTCACGGGAACAATGACCCCCGTAAGTTCCTGCGTAAGCTGGTACTGGGACTTCGCGAAGAGGCTCTCAAAGATCCTTTCATTTGGAATTGTACAGTCTGTGAGCGTTGTACTGTTGAATGCCCCATGGGTATAAACTTCGGTATTATTACCCGTGGTATGAGGGGTCAATTTGGTATTCCCACGCCTGGATTTATGGATAAGGTTGTTAATGAACACATTCATTCTGGTAACCAGATGGATGTTCCTCAGGATGAATATCAAGAAACCATTGAGTGGATTGAGGAAGAACTGCAGGAAGAATTAGGCGATCCTAATTATAAAGTTAATGTTGGTAAAAAGGGTGCAGAGTTTATCTTTGGCCTGAATGCCCGTGAAATTAAATACTACTCCCATGAATTACAAGAAATCCTTAAGGTGTTCTACTATGCCAAGGCCGATTATACCCTGGGTGAGCACCGTTGGGACTGCACAAACTTGGCATTATTCAGTGGGAAAAACGACGATTTCTGTGAAATTCAGCGTCCCTTCTTTGAAGAAGCAGTTCGCTTGGGTGTAAAGAAAATTGTTGTTACCGAGTGTGGCCACGCCTATAAGTCAACTCGTTTGTTTGACGAAAAATTCTGGGATGGTCCCAAGCTTCCCATTCTCAGTGTTTTGGAAGTTTACGATGAGTGGATTAAAAATGGTACACTGAAAGTAGATCCCAGTCGTAACCCTGAACCTTGCACCGTGCACGATCCCTGTAACTTGGTACGTAAATCCGGTGTTTTAGATGCTAACCGTAACGTTATGAACGCCATTTGCTCCGATTTCCGTGAGATGTATCCCAATCGTCAGTACAACTACTGCTGCGGTGCTGGTGGTGGCGCTCTGGCCGTACCTGAACAAAAATCCATGCGGATGGAAAAGGCCAGAAGGAAGATTGAGCAAATTGACGCCACTGGAGCAACCACTGTTGCTATTCCTTGTCACAACTGTATGGACCAGTTTACTGACATGAATAAGGAATACAAGAAGGGCTGGAAGTGTACCCATATTACACCGCTCTTGGCAAAGGCAATCATTCTTCCCGACTGGGCTAAAAAAGAAGAAGAGTAG
- the larC gene encoding nickel pincer cofactor biosynthesis protein LarC yields the protein MMRVAYLDCFAGISGDMFLGALVDLGVELPELKQELLKLGVENFDMIARKVTRKGISGVKVDVKVTGDQPHRHLDDIVNLLSNSELEDTIKQDAQEIFGMLATAEGKIHGCPPEKVHFHEVGAVDAIVDIVGTLVGLKKLGIEAVYCSPLNVGRGTVKCAHGIMPVPAPATAELLVNVPLYTAGPAIELVTPTGAVLAKYLAKEFGLLPAMTLKAVGYGAGDRETDIPNLLRIMLGERDHHIFTFSHWQQPHEHSHNHGHGQSHSHSHQ from the coding sequence ATGATGAGAGTTGCTTATTTGGATTGTTTTGCTGGCATAAGTGGTGATATGTTTTTAGGGGCATTGGTTGATTTAGGAGTAGAACTACCGGAACTGAAGCAGGAACTGTTGAAGCTAGGGGTCGAAAACTTTGATATGATAGCAAGAAAAGTGACCCGAAAGGGAATTAGTGGCGTTAAGGTTGATGTAAAAGTAACAGGAGATCAACCCCACCGGCATCTCGATGACATTGTTAATCTTCTAAGCAACAGTGAGTTGGAAGATACCATTAAACAGGATGCCCAAGAAATATTTGGCATGCTGGCAACTGCAGAGGGAAAAATTCATGGTTGTCCACCGGAGAAGGTTCACTTTCATGAAGTTGGGGCGGTGGATGCCATTGTTGATATTGTGGGGACACTAGTTGGCCTGAAAAAATTAGGGATTGAGGCTGTATACTGCTCTCCATTAAATGTTGGTAGAGGAACAGTGAAATGTGCCCACGGGATTATGCCGGTACCGGCTCCTGCTACAGCTGAGTTGTTGGTTAACGTACCCCTATATACGGCCGGGCCTGCGATTGAATTGGTAACTCCCACCGGTGCTGTATTGGCGAAGTATTTAGCAAAAGAGTTTGGCTTACTGCCAGCCATGACCCTAAAGGCTGTGGGATATGGAGCTGGGGATAGGGAGACAGACATCCCCAACCTGCTAAGAATTATGTTAGGAGAAAGGGATCACCATATTTTTACCTTTTCGCATTGGCAGCAGCCCCATGAACATAGTCATAATCATGGTCATGGACAAAGTCATAGCCACAGCCACCAGTAA
- a CDS encoding hydrogenase iron-sulfur subunit, whose amino-acid sequence MAEREPKIVAFLCNWCSYAGADLAGVGRLQYPPNIRVVRVPCSGRINPLFIMGALRSGADAILTSGUHPGDCHYVSGNLVARRKFALMKNLLNYMGVEKDRVNFTWVSASEGARFADLITDLTGKVKEMGPNKGLFRKVE is encoded by the coding sequence ATGGCCGAACGAGAACCAAAAATTGTGGCGTTTCTATGCAACTGGTGCAGTTATGCCGGCGCAGACCTGGCAGGGGTAGGCCGACTGCAATACCCCCCAAATATCCGTGTAGTACGGGTACCCTGCTCCGGACGAATTAACCCACTGTTTATCATGGGTGCACTGAGATCTGGTGCCGATGCAATACTAACCTCTGGCTGACACCCCGGTGACTGCCACTATGTTAGTGGCAATCTGGTGGCCCGCCGTAAATTCGCGCTGATGAAAAACCTCTTAAACTACATGGGAGTCGAAAAAGACCGAGTGAACTTCACCTGGGTATCAGCGTCTGAAGGGGCAAGATTTGCGGATCTGATTACCGATCTGACCGGAAAAGTAAAAGAAATGGGACCCAACAAAGGTCTATTTCGTAAAGTGGAGTGA
- a CDS encoding 4Fe-4S dicluster domain-containing protein, with the protein MNKTESIRETAKKLLAEKKVDLVVGFAQGSLPLRSTPYFARTPEEAEKLIWSATCENNLANFVRKRTEKVAVIAKGCDVRAIVGLIKEGQVNRENLTIIGVPCEGMVDRKQICQAVGCKEILEATDTGAELVLKGKDFEKTVAKAEVMFGSCKTCQYNNPVIFDELIGEQVEVKEANYADIEAFEALSDEERAAFIAKEMEKCIRCYACRQACPMCYCSECFVDCGAPAWIGKSAANVDDNALFQAVRVLHLAGRCVDCGACERACPMGIKLSLLNRKMVKDVKELFGAEAGVNLEDPPALNTHKFEDNEDFML; encoded by the coding sequence ATGAACAAAACCGAAAGTATTAGAGAAACCGCCAAGAAACTACTGGCAGAAAAGAAAGTAGACCTAGTGGTGGGATTTGCCCAAGGTAGCCTGCCCCTCCGCAGCACCCCGTACTTTGCGAGGACACCGGAAGAGGCAGAAAAGCTCATCTGGAGCGCCACCTGTGAAAACAACCTGGCCAACTTTGTACGCAAGCGTACCGAAAAAGTAGCGGTAATCGCCAAGGGCTGCGATGTACGAGCCATTGTGGGATTGATCAAAGAAGGCCAAGTAAACAGGGAAAACCTAACCATCATCGGTGTACCCTGTGAAGGAATGGTAGACCGTAAACAAATCTGTCAGGCAGTGGGATGCAAAGAAATCCTGGAAGCAACCGACACCGGAGCAGAACTGGTACTCAAAGGAAAAGACTTTGAAAAGACAGTAGCCAAAGCCGAAGTTATGTTTGGCTCCTGCAAAACCTGCCAATACAACAACCCAGTAATCTTTGACGAACTAATTGGCGAACAAGTAGAAGTAAAAGAAGCAAACTATGCGGATATTGAAGCCTTTGAAGCCTTGAGTGACGAAGAACGTGCAGCATTCATAGCCAAAGAAATGGAAAAATGCATCCGTTGCTACGCCTGTCGGCAGGCCTGCCCCATGTGCTACTGCAGCGAATGCTTCGTAGACTGCGGCGCCCCTGCCTGGATTGGTAAAAGTGCCGCCAACGTAGATGACAATGCCCTGTTCCAGGCGGTAAGAGTACTGCACCTGGCAGGACGTTGCGTGGACTGTGGTGCCTGTGAAAGAGCTTGTCCCATGGGCATAAAACTGTCCCTGCTAAACCGCAAGATGGTGAAGGATGTAAAAGAACTGTTTGGTGCAGAAGCCGGCGTAAACCTAGAAGATCCCCCGGCCCTAAACACCCATAAGTTCGAAGATAATGAAGACTTCATGCTATAG
- a CDS encoding 4Fe-4S dicluster domain-containing protein, with protein sequence MILNKSETASLLDKLANEYRVIAPVEKEGLVQFAAIQKGEEAKLDYMNAKKPGKEILFPQSEELYSYTVDAEGVRMQDNVDPKATIVFGMRPCDVKSMVLLDNVFKNDQYEDVYYLTRRANTLIVGLGCNEPSATCFCSSMSCGPFAKEGSDIFLTDIGEAYVVEGISEKGKELLAKLGLAEASAEAKGQAAKLQEETKADGSVNIEGLAEKLGGMFEHPYWDSLYEKCLGCGACTYLCPTCHCFDIADEATDCNGCRVRNWDACMFPLFTLHGSGHNPRPGGKARWRQRLMHKFNYFVERYNATACVGCGRCIKNCPVNLDIRQVLADVRALD encoded by the coding sequence ATGATTCTAAACAAAAGCGAAACCGCGAGTTTACTGGACAAACTGGCAAATGAATACCGAGTGATTGCCCCGGTAGAAAAAGAAGGCCTGGTACAATTCGCAGCAATTCAAAAGGGTGAAGAGGCCAAACTAGACTACATGAATGCCAAAAAACCTGGCAAAGAAATCCTTTTCCCTCAGTCTGAAGAACTGTATAGCTATACAGTGGATGCTGAAGGAGTAAGGATGCAAGATAACGTTGATCCGAAGGCCACCATTGTATTTGGTATGCGCCCCTGCGACGTAAAATCCATGGTACTATTGGACAATGTGTTTAAAAATGATCAATATGAAGATGTATACTACCTGACTCGTCGGGCCAATACCCTGATCGTGGGACTGGGCTGTAATGAACCGTCAGCCACCTGTTTCTGCAGCAGCATGAGCTGTGGTCCCTTTGCCAAAGAAGGAAGCGATATCTTCCTGACAGACATTGGAGAGGCCTACGTGGTAGAAGGCATCAGCGAAAAAGGAAAAGAATTATTGGCCAAACTGGGCTTAGCCGAAGCCAGTGCAGAAGCAAAGGGTCAAGCGGCCAAACTGCAAGAAGAAACCAAGGCAGATGGCAGCGTTAACATTGAAGGTCTGGCAGAAAAACTGGGCGGCATGTTTGAACATCCATACTGGGATAGCCTGTATGAAAAATGCCTGGGCTGCGGAGCCTGCACCTACCTGTGTCCCACCTGCCACTGTTTTGACATAGCAGATGAAGCCACAGATTGCAACGGCTGCCGGGTAAGAAACTGGGATGCCTGCATGTTCCCGCTATTTACCCTGCATGGTTCCGGTCACAACCCAAGACCGGGTGGAAAGGCTCGTTGGAGACAAAGACTCATGCACAAATTTAACTACTTTGTAGAACGCTACAATGCCACAGCCTGTGTTGGTTGTGGTAGGTGCATCAAAAACTGTCCTGTAAACCTGGATATTCGCCAAGTATTGGCCGATGTCCGGGCGTTGGACTAG
- a CDS encoding FAD/NAD(P)-binding protein: MRNPYLPLPMKLVKNFTETSDKLIHTFTLEFQNEQDAASFQYEPGQFAELMVYGKGEAPFGIASSPTEKGILKFSVAKVGVVSTALHMLEEGAIVGVRGPLGNSYPLEQLKGKSLTIIGGGFAFTTLRSTIQYILANRGDYGDLTVIYGARNPGLLLYKDELAEWEARSDINLITTIDREVEGWNGRVGFIPTVTKDVAPKTDYAIICGPPVMIKFTMPVLVECGFTPDRIIMSLENRMKCGIGMCGRCNVGSKYVCKDGPVFTKEQLDKLPNEY, from the coding sequence ATGAGAAACCCTTATCTACCGCTGCCGATGAAATTGGTGAAGAACTTCACTGAGACATCAGACAAACTTATTCATACCTTTACCCTGGAATTCCAAAACGAACAAGATGCTGCAAGCTTCCAATATGAGCCGGGCCAATTTGCAGAACTAATGGTATACGGCAAAGGGGAAGCCCCCTTTGGTATTGCATCTTCCCCCACAGAGAAAGGAATTCTAAAATTCTCCGTGGCGAAAGTAGGAGTAGTGTCCACTGCCCTGCACATGCTGGAGGAAGGGGCCATTGTAGGTGTACGGGGTCCCTTGGGCAACAGCTACCCGCTGGAGCAACTGAAGGGTAAGAGCCTGACTATCATCGGCGGGGGCTTTGCCTTCACCACCCTGCGTTCCACCATCCAATACATTTTGGCGAACCGTGGGGACTATGGAGATTTAACTGTTATCTACGGTGCTCGGAACCCCGGCCTATTGCTGTACAAAGATGAACTGGCTGAATGGGAAGCCAGAAGTGACATTAACCTAATCACCACCATCGACCGTGAAGTGGAAGGCTGGAATGGTCGAGTGGGCTTTATTCCCACGGTTACCAAGGATGTAGCACCCAAGACAGACTATGCCATTATCTGCGGACCACCGGTGATGATTAAGTTTACCATGCCGGTGCTGGTAGAGTGCGGCTTTACGCCGGACCGAATTATCATGAGCTTAGAGAACAGAATGAAATGCGGTATTGGTATGTGCGGTCGCTGCAACGTTGGCAGTAAATATGTCTGCAAGGACGGCCCTGTATTTACCAAAGAACAGTTGGATAAGCTGCCCAACGAATATTAA
- the larB gene encoding nickel pincer cofactor biosynthesis protein LarB has protein sequence MGPEELRKLLESVRTRDTSIEEAINKLKMLPYDDLGYAKIDYHRHLRKGFPEVIFCQGKTVEQVAEIFKRLSRASDTNIIGTRASEEMFQAVKKHVPGAEYDAMSKMLMRRFSNTAKRGKVCVCSAGTADLPVAEEAALTCELMGNHVERIYDTGVAGIHRLLDQVDKISQANVIIVVAGMEGALPSVVGGLVDKPVIAVPTSVGYGASFHGLAALLGMLNSCASGVTVVNIDNGFGAGYAASLINKLAGDQ, from the coding sequence ATGGGGCCAGAGGAATTAAGGAAATTGCTGGAGAGTGTCCGTACCCGGGATACGTCCATTGAAGAGGCTATCAATAAATTGAAAATGCTGCCCTATGACGATCTTGGGTATGCCAAAATTGATTATCATCGACATTTAAGAAAGGGTTTTCCAGAAGTTATTTTTTGCCAAGGGAAAACCGTAGAACAGGTGGCAGAAATCTTTAAAAGACTATCCCGGGCCAGTGATACTAATATTATCGGAACCCGGGCCAGTGAGGAAATGTTTCAGGCAGTAAAGAAGCATGTCCCGGGGGCAGAATATGATGCAATGTCTAAGATGCTGATGCGCCGCTTTTCCAATACAGCAAAGAGAGGGAAGGTATGTGTATGCAGTGCTGGAACAGCAGACCTACCGGTAGCAGAAGAGGCGGCTTTAACCTGTGAACTGATGGGTAACCATGTGGAAAGAATCTATGATACTGGGGTAGCCGGTATTCATAGGTTATTGGATCAAGTTGATAAAATATCCCAGGCCAATGTTATCATCGTGGTGGCGGGTATGGAGGGAGCCTTGCCCAGTGTTGTGGGTGGCTTGGTGGATAAGCCAGTCATTGCTGTGCCAACCAGTGTTGGTTATGGTGCCAGTTTTCATGGGCTGGCAGCACTGCTGGGAATGCTTAATAGTTGTGCCTCAGGAGTTACTGTGGTAAATATTGATAATGGCTTTGGGGCTGGTTATGCCGCTAGCCTGATTAATAAACTGGCAGGTGATCAATGA